Part of the Faecalibacterium duncaniae genome, CCTATCAAAGAAGTCTTGCAGGATAAGGCGGACGAGAAAAAAGCACAAAGGACTGCCCCGGCGCAGACAAAACACAGACAACAGGATATGGAACTTTAACAGGCACTTGCCATTTTCAATCAGAGAATGTCAGGTGCTTTTCTTATTTTCAAGGAGGGATAGATTTGAATGTATTTGAAGCTGTGAAGCAGTCTGTTACAACAAGACAGGCTGCGGAGCATTATGGAATCCATGTAGGTCGGAACGGGATGGCTTGCTGCCCGTTCCATCACGATAAGACCCCAAGCATGAAGCTGGATCGGCGTTACCATTGCTTCGGCTGCGGTGCTGATGGGGATGTGATTGATTTTACCGCCGCCCTGTATGGGCTGGGAAAGAAAGAAGCCGCCGTACAACTGGCACAGGACTTCGGGCTTTCCTATGAGGACTGGAAACCGCCGGGAAAGGTAAAAAAGCCCAAGCCCCGGCAGAAATCCCCGGAGGAACAGTTTCAGGAAGCAAAGAACCGCTGCTTCCGTATCCTTGCCGATTATCTCCACCTGCTTAGGGCATGGAGAAAGGATTATGTCCCGCACTCCCCGGAGGAAACCGTTCATCCCCGGTTTGTGGAAGCCTTACAGAAGCAAGCCCAAG contains:
- a CDS encoding CHC2 zinc finger domain-containing protein encodes the protein MNVFEAVKQSVTTRQAAEHYGIHVGRNGMACCPFHHDKTPSMKLDRRYHCFGCGADGDVIDFTAALYGLGKKEAAVQLAQDFGLSYEDWKPPGKVKKPKPRQKSPEEQFQEAKNRCFRILADYLHLLRAWRKDYVPHSPEETVHPRFVEALQKQAQVEYLLDVLLFGETEEKAALITDYGKDVIQLEQRMAELAAADAARTKKHHERHAATPER